A genomic window from Streptomyces sp. WMMC940 includes:
- a CDS encoding alpha/beta hydrolase — protein sequence MHIPGHGAGRRHHAAALAATVFCSTLFIGPDLTPADGAPPPSVPAPKLDWDTCVPGSPFDCATARVPLDHAKPGGRTIELAVIRRRATDPGRRIGTLFFNPGGPGGPGTVQMPQNYAAFPREVRERFDIVSWDPRGIGSSTAVKCFGSREEADAWAAGKPAGFPVGEQERAEWTAAYRDLSLRCRQRDPELLRHVSTADTAHDLDLLREAVGDARLTYLGISYGTILGATYANLFPGKVRAMTLDSNIDPRAWTNDASDNARLTTFLRMGSDRSAASTLDRFLTLCGSTTVSHCAFSAGSPQATRGKLDRLLERLRERPVGPWTYGRTVGDVVSGLYVVQPGWTDLARRLQDLWQGRVPQPTPLPPAPPVPHPDPYLGEEQAAAVFCGDSPNPRDPGVYHSLEETAARRAGDAGRFWTWAAEGCATWPSFAANRYRGPWNRRTAHPVLVVGTTYDPSTPYADARAMADELANARLLTHEGYGHTALVNPSACVQAHESRYFIEGTLPPAGTTCRPTTPPFSAPRPSGGIATGGGGLAGALP from the coding sequence ATGCACATACCCGGACATGGAGCGGGCCGTCGGCATCATGCGGCGGCCCTTGCCGCGACGGTGTTCTGCTCGACGCTGTTCATCGGGCCGGACCTCACTCCGGCCGACGGCGCGCCCCCGCCGTCGGTGCCCGCCCCGAAGCTGGACTGGGACACCTGCGTCCCGGGCAGTCCGTTCGACTGCGCGACGGCGAGGGTGCCGCTCGACCACGCGAAGCCGGGTGGCCGCACCATCGAGCTGGCCGTCATCAGACGGAGGGCCACCGACCCGGGCCGCCGCATCGGCACCCTGTTCTTCAACCCCGGCGGCCCCGGTGGGCCCGGCACGGTTCAGATGCCGCAGAACTACGCGGCCTTCCCACGGGAGGTGCGGGAGCGGTTCGACATCGTCAGCTGGGACCCCCGGGGAATCGGCAGCAGCACCGCGGTGAAGTGCTTCGGCAGCCGCGAGGAGGCGGACGCCTGGGCCGCGGGCAAACCGGCCGGCTTCCCGGTCGGCGAACAGGAGCGGGCGGAGTGGACAGCCGCGTACAGGGACCTGTCCCTCCGCTGCCGGCAACGCGACCCCGAGCTGCTGCGCCATGTGTCGACCGCCGACACCGCTCACGACCTCGACCTGCTCCGCGAGGCCGTCGGCGACGCACGGCTCACCTACCTCGGTATCTCCTACGGGACGATCCTCGGCGCCACCTACGCCAATCTCTTCCCCGGCAAGGTCCGCGCGATGACCCTCGACAGCAACATCGACCCGCGGGCGTGGACGAACGACGCCTCCGACAACGCCCGGCTCACGACGTTCCTGCGCATGGGATCGGACCGCAGCGCCGCCTCGACCCTGGACAGGTTCCTCACCCTGTGCGGGTCCACCACCGTCTCCCACTGCGCCTTCTCCGCGGGGAGTCCGCAGGCGACCCGCGGCAAGCTCGACCGGCTTCTGGAGAGGCTCCGGGAACGTCCGGTGGGCCCGTGGACCTACGGCCGCACGGTCGGCGACGTCGTGAGCGGGCTCTACGTCGTCCAGCCCGGCTGGACGGACCTCGCCCGCAGACTCCAGGACCTGTGGCAGGGCCGCGTTCCACAACCGACCCCGCTCCCGCCCGCGCCACCGGTCCCGCACCCGGACCCGTACCTCGGCGAGGAACAGGCCGCCGCGGTGTTCTGCGGCGACAGCCCCAATCCGCGTGACCCCGGGGTCTACCACTCGCTGGAAGAGACCGCCGCCCGCCGCGCGGGCGACGCCGGACGCTTCTGGACCTGGGCGGCCGAGGGGTGTGCCACCTGGCCTTCGTTCGCCGCGAACCGCTACCGCGGCCCGTGGAACAGGAGGACGGCGCACCCCGTCCTGGTGGTCGGCACCACCTACGACCCCTCGACCCCCTACGCTGACGCGCGTGCCATGGCCGACGAGCTGGCCAACGCCCGTCTGCTCACCCACGAAGGGTACGGACACACCGCGCTGGTCAATCCCAGCGCCTGTGTGCAGGCGCACGAAAGCCGGTACTTCATCGAGGGCACCCTCCCTCCGGCCGGAACGACGTGCCGCCCGACCACGCCCCCGTTCTCCGCTCCCAGGCCGAGCGGCGGCATCGCCACCGGCGGCGGAGGACTGGCCGGCGCACTCCCCTGA
- a CDS encoding RtcB family protein codes for MSYVEVSGAKVPIRMWTDPATVEDGAMQQLRNVATLPWIKGLAVMPDVHYGKGATVGSVIAMHGAVCPAAVGVDIGCGMSAVKTSLTANDLPGDLSRLRSGIESAIPVGRGMHDDPVDPGRVYGFPSTGFDDFWSRFDAVADPVKFRRERAAKQMGTLGSGNHFIEFCLDEGGSVWLMLHSGSRNIGKELADHHIGEAQKLPHNQGLVDRDLAVFVSDTPQMAAYRNDLFWAQEYAKYNRAIMMGLFQEVVRREFRKARVTFEPVISCHHNYVAEERYEGMDLLVTRKGAIRAASGDFGIIPGSMGTGSYIVKGLGNEKSFNSASHGAGRRMSRNAAKRRFSTRDLEEQTRGVECRKDSGVVDEIPGAYKPIEKVIDQQRDLVEVVAKLKQVICVKG; via the coding sequence ATGTCGTATGTAGAGGTGTCCGGCGCCAAGGTCCCGATCCGGATGTGGACGGACCCGGCCACGGTCGAGGACGGCGCGATGCAGCAGCTGCGGAACGTCGCCACGCTGCCCTGGATCAAGGGGCTCGCCGTGATGCCGGACGTGCACTACGGCAAGGGTGCGACGGTCGGCTCGGTCATCGCGATGCACGGAGCGGTCTGCCCGGCGGCCGTCGGCGTCGACATCGGCTGCGGGATGTCGGCCGTGAAGACCTCGCTCACCGCGAACGACCTGCCCGGCGATCTGTCCCGGCTCCGGTCCGGGATCGAGAGCGCGATCCCGGTCGGGCGCGGTATGCACGACGATCCGGTCGACCCCGGGCGGGTGTACGGATTCCCGTCCACGGGGTTCGACGACTTCTGGTCCCGGTTCGACGCTGTCGCCGACCCGGTGAAGTTCCGCCGGGAGCGTGCGGCCAAGCAGATGGGGACGCTCGGCTCCGGGAACCACTTCATCGAGTTCTGCCTGGACGAGGGCGGTTCCGTCTGGCTGATGCTGCACTCCGGCTCGCGGAACATCGGCAAGGAACTCGCCGACCACCACATCGGCGAGGCCCAGAAACTGCCGCACAACCAGGGCCTGGTCGACCGTGATCTCGCGGTGTTCGTCTCGGACACCCCGCAGATGGCGGCCTACCGCAACGACCTCTTCTGGGCGCAGGAGTACGCCAAGTACAACCGCGCGATCATGATGGGGCTGTTCCAGGAGGTCGTCCGCAGGGAGTTCAGAAAGGCGAGGGTCACGTTCGAACCGGTCATCTCCTGCCACCACAACTACGTGGCGGAGGAGCGGTACGAGGGCATGGACCTGCTCGTCACCCGGAAGGGCGCGATCCGTGCCGCTTCGGGCGACTTCGGGATCATCCCCGGCTCGATGGGCACGGGCTCCTACATCGTGAAGGGCCTCGGGAACGAGAAGTCGTTCAACTCGGCTTCGCACGGTGCCGGTCGCCGGATGAGCCGCAACGCGGCCAAGCGGCGTTTCTCGACCAGGGACCTGGAGGAGCAGACGCGCGGAGTGGAGTGCAGGAAGGACTCCGGGGTCGTGGACGAGATCCCGGGCGCGTACAAGCCCATCGAGAAGGTGATCGACCAGCAGCGGGACCTCGTGGAGGTCGTCGCCAAGCTGAAGCAGGTCATCTGTGTCAAGGGCTGA
- a CDS encoding DUF3558 domain-containing protein encodes MRRKGFVPGVAALLAALVTGCTGGTTDGGATTEAKAGETAGPVAAPGKYRTLYEPCGAVERSMLRDLLPGAAELPEEQQEKVFRGTAAVTYDTDRRVGCSWKADSPDASHNLRVDVERVVSYAQDVSDDQRAVEVYTRKQDAAQLPTPAAGGHGGTGAPVTGSPAAGAESPSGTPTPSAGTASGSPAPPEGLEPRVLDGLGDAAFLDDVLTRAGSTARHRTVSVVFRTSNVIVTVEYGEQPTRVTEIPDSKELQEKARGLARKLAERFNE; translated from the coding sequence GTGCGGCGAAAGGGGTTCGTACCCGGCGTTGCGGCGCTTCTCGCGGCGCTCGTCACCGGCTGTACCGGCGGAACCACCGACGGCGGCGCCACCACCGAGGCCAAGGCCGGCGAGACCGCCGGTCCCGTCGCTGCGCCCGGCAAGTACCGCACCCTCTACGAGCCCTGCGGCGCCGTCGAGCGCTCGATGCTCAGGGATCTGCTGCCCGGCGCTGCCGAGCTGCCCGAGGAGCAGCAGGAGAAGGTCTTCCGCGGTACGGCGGCCGTCACCTACGACACGGACCGCCGAGTCGGCTGCAGCTGGAAGGCCGACTCTCCGGACGCCTCGCACAACCTCCGCGTCGACGTCGAGCGCGTGGTGTCCTACGCCCAGGACGTCAGCGACGACCAGCGCGCCGTCGAGGTGTACACGAGGAAACAGGACGCGGCTCAGCTGCCCACGCCCGCCGCAGGCGGCCACGGCGGCACCGGTGCCCCCGTGACGGGTTCCCCCGCCGCCGGCGCCGAGTCCCCCTCGGGCACCCCCACACCGTCCGCAGGCACCGCCTCCGGCTCCCCGGCCCCGCCCGAGGGCCTGGAACCGCGCGTACTCGACGGCCTCGGCGACGCCGCGTTCCTCGACGACGTCCTCACCCGGGCCGGTTCCACCGCCCGGCACCGCACGGTGAGCGTGGTGTTCCGCACATCCAACGTGATCGTGACCGTCGAGTACGGCGAGCAGCCCACGCGTGTGACGGAGATCCCGGACAGCAAGGAACTGCAGGAAAAGGCCCGGGGACTGGCCCGGAAGCTGGCCGAGCGGTTCAACGAGTAG